In a genomic window of Saprospiraceae bacterium:
- a CDS encoding CRISPR-associated protein has translation MLLNLSNHPSPLWPDNQQAAARGQFGEIADLPFPAIDPDCDTAEVEQMAAQYEALVAERLQGAAAPAVHLMGEMSFTVALTARLQRRGLPVYCSTTRRQVIEEKDGRKTTQFVFVRFRQYPAVQS, from the coding sequence ATGCTCCTCAACCTTTCCAACCACCCTTCCCCCCTCTGGCCCGACAACCAGCAAGCAGCGGCCCGCGGGCAATTTGGCGAGATCGCCGACCTGCCTTTTCCGGCTATTGATCCCGACTGCGACACCGCCGAGGTGGAGCAGATGGCTGCCCAGTATGAAGCCTTAGTGGCCGAGCGCTTGCAAGGGGCAGCGGCACCAGCGGTACACCTGATGGGCGAGATGTCGTTCACGGTTGCGCTTACGGCCCGCTTGCAGCGGCGCGGCCTCCCCGTTTACTGCAGCACCACCCGACGCCAGGTCATCGAAGAAAAAGACGGCCGCAAAACCACCCAGTTTGTTTTTGTCCGCTTCCGGCAGTACCCCGCCGTCCAATCGTAA